In the genome of Lathyrus oleraceus cultivar Zhongwan6 chromosome 4, CAAS_Psat_ZW6_1.0, whole genome shotgun sequence, the window TGAAAGACCAAGCTCAAACCAAGCCTAAGTGCAGTAATAAAATACTAGAAGATTGAAATGTTACCATGGCTTCCTTTGCAGTGGGGCGTTCTTGGTGATCGTATCGTAATAACTTGTCAACAAAGTCAACAGCCTTCATAAAAGTAGGGAAAGTTTAGACAGTGTAGGTAAATTAAAACACATAATTAGCTAATAATAATGTATACTACCTCAGGAACAGTCAAGTGTTGATTTTCAACATTAATGAACCTTTGCCATGGCTTTCTGCTGTGCCTGTTTACAACAATATTGGATGTATCCTGTTAGTTGAAATAAAAACATATATATTATATACCAAATTATGAAAGCACAGAAACAAACCTCCCAATAAGTGCTGCAAGATGTGGGTCCAACTCAATACGATACTTATTCAAATATGCATTTAATTCATCTGTCCCAAGTACCTATTGCAATACAGGAAAAAAATAATCAATCTAAAATTTTCCATCTCTATCACTTTAATGTCTAAATAGCTTTTGAGCCATACTATAGCTATAACTAAACAATCGTCTTTTGTAGTTCAGAATCAACTGATAATTTGCTTTCAGAGGCACATAAAAATATCAAAGAAACAAGAAAACTGTGTGTTCTGCCATGATAGGTACCAAAAAAATAAAGCAACGAGTTGAAAACAGAAAAAAGAAAGGCAACATCTCATTCCTGAAATCCAGCATACGAATAAGGCGTGTTTTTTTAAAAGCTAACAGAAATATTTCATTTCTTCACAAAAAGAGCATTGTTTTCACAAGACCACCACCAAGTGGGCCAAATCAAGTATGCATAAATCATTGAAGAGGAAAAGCCAATAATAAGGATAAGAACATAAGATAAAAGAGCAATGTAGACTTGCTACATAATAAAATTCTCAGTCAGAATCTACGGTTAAAGATATGAATAACCAAAGTATCAAACCATGAAGTACATGCAATATTGAATCATCTTCAAACACACATAATCGAACAATCTGGCACAGATGCCACCTCTTCACAGGTTACACTTACCCTAGCTATCTTGACCAGTTGATCATAGTTATCGTGTCCATAAAAGAACGGCTCCTTCCGGAATATCTACAACAGCACACACCACAGTTAAGTAACGCAGGAGACTTGAAATTGAAGATTCTCTTTAAAAGGAAATTGCTCTGCTCTGTCATGCTATTGTATTCTAAGGTTTAACTCCACATTGAAAGAACCAAACCTAAATACTAAACAATAGAAAAATTGTATTATAAGGAAAATGTGTTGCTTACAATCCCAGCAAACATACAACCAAGACTCCACAAATCTAGAGAGTAATCATAGTCTTGTAGATCAACAAGAAGCTCCGGACCTTTGAAATATCTACAAGCAAAAAACATATAAGGAGATCAAAAAGTGTGCGTGAGAGAAGGGGAGGGGGGGTGCAACCATGTATGTATAATCTTGTTTCCTTTGTTGCAGAAAACAACAATCTGATGGCTGCAACCATGTATGTATAATCTTGTTTCCTTTGTTGCAGAAAACAACAATCTGATGGCATCCCACCTATTCAGAAGTAAATCATTTTATCTTTGCAATCGGAATGTATGAACAACCATTAGGTATTCACAAACTAATGTATTGATTTTTGGATGCTCCCAAATCCCCTACCTACAACAAACTTCCTATCATAGCAAACTAGCATTTTATTTGTTTGTGTATCAAGAAAGACGATAGAGAAATAGAAGGGGATGTAAACCATCGAATTCAAGCTGAATGGCCGAAATGGATGAGAGCTTCAAGGTTTTACGTGACACAAAGGTATAACTCAAGTTGAAGGGAAAATTTATCGAACTGCGGTAAGAGTTGCGATGTTGTACGGGAAAGAATGTTGGACAGTTAAGAATCAACACGAGAATAAAGTAAGTGTAGTAGAGATGAAGATGTTGCTTTAGATGTTTGGTAAAACTAGACATGATAAGATTAGAAATAACAATATTAGAGAGTGTTAGGATAGCATCTATAGGAGAAAAGATGATAGAAAATAGACTTAAGTGTTCTGGGTATGTAGAGAGAAGACCTGGATATTCTATGATACGGAGAGTAGATCAGATGGAGATAAGTCAAACAACTAGAGATAGAGGAAGACCTAGAAAAACTATAAGAGAAGTTATTAAGAAAGTCTTCGAGATTAACAATTTGGATAGAAACATGACCCTGGATAGAACATTATGGCGAAAGTTGATCAATGTTGTCGACCCCACTTAGTGGGATAAGGCTTGGTTGTTGTTGTGTAACAAAAAGAAATGTATTAATATTCAAACTCTTTTTCAACAGAAATATGTTAGTAGTTCGTGGGAGTTGAATCAATGACCTCCTTATTACTCCAACCCTTATGACATTCCATCCAAAACCTTAATCTTCAAACTTCAATTTTAAATCGATGAGTTTAATTCAAGACTTCAAGTATATGTATAACCAAGCCTAAGGGGGGATGGAACGAGTAGTTGCAATGATTAAAGGAAATCAAAAGCAAACGAAATAAGATGTATGAAACTGTTTCAAGTGATTATTTAATGACAATTAACAAATCATCTGAAAAAGAAAATGAGAGCACTTATTAAGGGGTATGAAACATGATTACACAGGCTCACAGGTCGCAAAGCACCTAACAACCCCCCATGAGGTCCCTGGTAGGCCTCGCCCAATGTCTACCTGCCTTGTGAGTCCcatgaaaaagaaagaagacacatAAGAGCATACCTTGAAGCCACACGAACATTATATTCTTTCCCAGGATGATAGAATTCTGCAAGCCCCCAATCAATAAGGCGAAGCTTACGCTGAGCATGGTCAATCATTACATTGTGGGGCTTTACATCCCGATGCATGATTCCTTGTGAATGGCAGTAATCCAAGGCCTGGTAGAAGTTTAAAATAAATTAGCACTTCCAAGTTGATAGCCAAAAAAATTGGAAACAGCTAGATTTGtaaaataaaataatgaaatTATGGGTTAAAAACTGAGCAAAGCATTACAGCATTGACACTATAATACATAAACTAACCAAGATATGAACATGTATAACTAAATGCTAATAAGTAAACCTACAAACCGCATGAAAAGACATGTAGAAGGAGCTGCACAATCATAAACAGACAGACACATACATAAAAGTTGAAATACATTATCTCAGAGAACATAAATGGCTAAACTAAAGAAGCACGCAAGCCATCTTGATTAGAGGGCTTTATTAAACTACATGCAATTTCAAAAGAAAAAGGAACTGGTTCTCGAAATGCCATTGCATAATCAAGACAAAGTGATATGTCTTCCATTCACACGAGCACCCACCTGCGAAGCAGAATTAAGTTCTATAACAACCCAATCCTGAGACACCAGGTCCAAAATACCAATCAAAATGCAAAGTTCATCTACACACTAAGCCTAAGACTGAAGTATTCATGAAGTATGTGCAACAAATGGTTCAAATCTTCATCAGTCTAAAATTTAATTAAAGAAGAAAAACACAAAAATCATATGCAAACAACCTTAAAATAAGAATCTAATACATCTTGAGTCCGAAAGATAAAGGAAAAAATGACAAAAACTTAATAATTGTAGCATGTTCATGTCGCCCATTAATAATCAAAAGGTCGTCAAACTTGCCTTTAGAAGTTCATAGATATAGTATCGTATGTCATAGTCTGACAATAAAGGATAAAGTACTTTAAAATCAGTGTTATTGACATATTCAAATATGAGACTTGGGGTCTTCGACTGCTGGTCTCTAACAATGTCAAGCAACTTAACAATATTGGGCCCTCCGCAAAGATTCTGTAAtattttgatttctctcttgatctGCATTAATAATCAGAAGAATAGGCAGAGTTAAATACATAACCAGAGCATGGCAGTGGAAAGCCACTATATAGCTGATCTCTATTCACAATAACCAAACTGGAGCTAACTACTATTATGTAGAATTGTGGCCACTCGCATGCCACGGGCATCAAAAAATACAAAGAAACTAATTATTAATTTAAAGAAGTttttaaattgataaaaaaaTTAGAAAACAGAGAATTAAATTCTCAGTACGGTATGTGCTATATTCATACAAAAAATTGTCAAATATTGGAGTGTAAGTGGCATAGAATGATAATGCATAAGCACTACTGTTTAAAAGTTGAAGCGCATCATTAACATAGCCTTATCCCATTCGATGGGGTCAGTTACAGATTAAATAACACAATTTAACACCAAGCCATCATGGCATGGTGAAATTAGAGCACACTTCCATTAGACATGCCTGGCTTTGCAGGCTGTACAATGTGAAGAATGGCACTAGCCACTACTGTCATTCCATCACAGCAGTGCATAGCAGAAATAGTACAAGAACTGGCGTTTGTTATATTTTTGAAAGGGATAATATAAAATTCTAAGAGTTTACAACCAATTTCACACTCAAATTTCAAACTTAAACAACCTTTGCAAACTTGATAGATTCTACATCTGTCATCTTTGGGAAATTATTCATCTATGAAATAGAATGGATTCCACTCTACATCTGTGTTTCCTCTATCATCCCTTTCCATGGTTATCATGATCTTTGATTCTCCTAGAAAACCTCTTGCAGCTATTTGTACCTTGTCTTCTCTATTCTCTCTGATTCTATTTTTCTGTTATTTCCTACATTATTTCATCTTAGTTCTTGCGAAATTAAGACTACAAGTCCTAGTCTTCTAAGTTCTCTGAACTTTTTTTTGTTGTGGTTCAAATGTGGTACTGGTGAATGTATGGAATATTCAAGTCTAAATTTGTAAGAGCTAATAAAATTTTGAGCTTGACATGCAATCATTGGGATGTGATTATAAAAATCAAAGTGTGTCTGAGTAAGCACTTTTCATTTTTATCTCATATTGGTAGTTTATCCAAATAAATTGTAATATTATATTCATTCTATGAAAAGAAAAAGGCTTTAGCATAAAAAATAGCACAATTGGTCTATGCAATTATAAGCAAACACTCAAACAAAGATGATGTGTGTAATAAATGTCTAATGGGTGACTAGTTGAAAAGATAGAAAATGGTGATGAATGATGCTAGGAATGAGTTGGGTTCAAAGAAAACTCCATGTTCTAAGTTGGCCTGGTACACATAAGCCAAAAAAATTCAGAAAAACAGATGTAACTTCTAATTATCATAACAGCTTTCCCTAGTGATGTAATGTAACTGATATCTAAGCATGTACTTATGCACATTTATTTGTGAGTGATTACACATTACATACACAACAACCAATCATTTTTTAACCCTAGAAAACAAACCTTCCCACAGCACACGCACATACAAAACACCAAATCAAAGTATATTGAATTATGTAAATGAAACTACAGCTGCAACAACAATATATCCATACAGTGACCATCTCCAGTTCATCTGATGTTGCCTAAATCAAACCCTAATCGTGACCCCAATCCATAAGTCAAGAAAGGTAAAAATCCACATATAACtcaccttcttcttcttcacaGGTTTGAGGATCTTAATAACACATTTTTCATTATCAGTACAGTGAACCCCTTCAAACACCTCACTGTATTTCCCCCTACCGACCTTCCTCACCACCTCATAATCATCCTGCTCCctgaaagaaagaaaaaaaaaacacCAAATTAAACAAACGAAAAAGGAATCAACCAACAACAAAACCCTAGCAAGAACTTCATTCGCCAAACATATACAACATATCAACAGAATTAAAAGAAATCGAAAATTAAAAGAGGAAAAAGAAAAACAGATTATTAATTAATCGTTACCCCCACTGAACGGTGAGGGTTTCGTAGTCCCAATATTCCTTAGGGCGAACGACGTTGATATCGGCGTAAACCCTAGCCTTGGAGGAAGCGCCGGGGCGGCGAGTGGATTTTCCGAATTTCTGCGCCATGTCGTCAGGAGGAGGAAGCCGCGGACGGCGGCGATGGTCTTGAGGCGGTGGCGGAGTTGCTGCGGACGCAGCTAGGCGGCGGAGGAAGAAAGAAGAGGGAAAAGAGATAAAAGATTGTGGGGATTTATTATTACGAAAGAAGGAATGAGATTGAGATGTCCGAAAGAGAAAGACCAATCTATCGCGCGAGAAGTTGAATTGGAATTGTCTTACGGCCATTAAATTGAAAATGGAAGAAGGGAAAATAATACTATATATTTGTGTAAATAATTAAAGATTGCAAAGAAAAAATAATTCAGCCCTCTCCaaaaattagaatttttttttaaattactcacattttcaaaaataatttcaaaatgacaaatatttcaaaaaaaaaaaattaaaataaccaCATTTAAAAGAAGATGTGTCAGATGAACTGGCACATCCGTTTTGAACCAAGAGAAGGCACCTAAGGCTTTGGCATCTGCATTGGAAATCTCATGATGAGGCGTCAATGTCCTTGGCGCTTGCATTGTGtctcatgaggaggcgtcaatgcccTAGGTGTCTGCATGTGTTGACATGTTAGGCGTTTAGCctcttggcgcatgcattttATATCTCCTCTATATAACTATCTCGTCTTTGAtacaatatttttcacacaaaatATTCTCCTACTAccatattttctttcattcaacttcactctccttcaagtttttgtgttttaaccatgtctgaatacattcacaagtGAAATATCGATTTAATATTTTCCGTTGGTGcgtctccgataaagattcgactctggaatatagattcgtttgaacgtcttaatcggacgttgaacagttggttagatggagaaatttgagatggtgaaaggattagaagagTCAAATGACTTGTGTccatgttcaaccaaaatggagaagtacgtgaatgagtggatattaagactgaccgAGACGTCcataggatgatgcattacatgttcaaaattgttttgatggttgtaatcgcatagttctTGTATTGTAGTTTTTTAATTGTGTGTGTTattgtttatgtaatggtattttCCTCGCAAACgtataatatgaaataaatttagtttttcatatattgcaacagaggtacatTTGAATTTATCTAGTTATGCTCGTTCCAACACTGGGACAGTTAGTATGATTGTGACCTGgctgacggcatgaactacataatctaatCATTATGTTCGCCGTATCCGTTTCTGTTCGAATGCGGGTGTTGTTTGGGCGACcatttttcttccttcgcataacttcattgtgccaaacgatgtccccttgatattctggccagtaatcctcttttgctactacggaaaaactaattttataaacatttgataggctgatgactttgtaaacgtcagataACAAGTAGGATGGATTCattcgaacctttgaacatgctgcaatgacatgggagtatggcgtacgaaaggcttggaactttccgcagtcgcactAACCTCTATCTAGTTTGAATCTGTATTATCCCATCAGCATGCtctcattgtgatccatggactcggcaacactataccaacctttagtgcGGTCAAACATCGTGAgcacatgtgtgtttgctttggaagcttcatgtctaatgaatttcattgaagcatcactaaACGACTGCCCAGATTTCAACattgaactccatttggaacgcCTGGTCTTAAATAGCGCCTTAACCTGAAATATGTTGCCTGCactaaagcggttataggtaggttacggatgcctttgaagatagagttcattgattccacaagatttgttgtcatgtggccccaacgttgaccgttgtTGTAGGCCCTAttccacttctccaatggaatactgACGATCCACCGTACTTCATTtgcgtttgacaatcttatttcttcgtggtagtgtttgaaagaaggttctgataatgcataacctgcgttgacaaccttcttccctaatgtcttgtctttgatttcccatgaaattctgagcaatatgtctaatacataagacatgcgtcgaaggaggatctTGCCAAtcattatcaatgttattatatgcactgatgattgaaggatgtctgtcggagatcaaacataagttaggttgcggtgcaacgtgcaatcggagatttcttaggaagAAACTTCATCCCACAGCGGTCTCCCCTTCGACAAGGGtaaaggcgattggaaaaatgttgttgttgacatcttgtgtcactgccatcagtaacgttcctttgtatttctcgtacaatcatgtaccatcaatttgtataataggtttacagaaaaaaaaaacctatgatgcatggttgatacgcccagaggagacggtggaatattccatttccaatagcacacGTTCCGTCTTGTCTATACGCGGGCAACGTTTCTAACTTGACAATAGTACCTGGAGCATActgttttagagccaacaggtattttggaagttgtttctaagactcctcccaattttcaaacactttttcaacaacctttgtcctaTTTAT includes:
- the LOC127074369 gene encoding casein kinase II subunit alpha, which produces MAVRQFQFNFSRDRLVFLFRTSQSHSFFRNNKSPQSFISFPSSFFLRRLAASAATPPPPQDHRRRPRLPPPDDMAQKFGKSTRRPGASSKARVYADINVVRPKEYWDYETLTVQWGEQDDYEVVRKVGRGKYSEVFEGVHCTDNEKCVIKILKPVKKKKIKREIKILQNLCGGPNIVKLLDIVRDQQSKTPSLIFEYVNNTDFKVLYPLLSDYDIRYYIYELLKALDYCHSQGIMHRDVKPHNVMIDHAQRKLRLIDWGLAEFYHPGKEYNVRVASRYFKGPELLVDLQDYDYSLDLWSLGCMFAGIIFRKEPFFYGHDNYDQLVKIARVLGTDELNAYLNKYRIELDPHLAALIGRHSRKPWQRFINVENQHLTVPEAVDFVDKLLRYDHQERPTAKEAMAHPYFNPIRSAESSRARAH